Proteins encoded by one window of Thiohalospira halophila DSM 15071:
- a CDS encoding xanthine dehydrogenase family protein molybdopterin-binding subunit: MSQGTESEHRFRVSRRNFLKAGAVAGGGLLLGLNLPVGGRMARAEEGATEGADFAPNAWIRITADDQVTVLVDRSEMGQGVMTALPMLIAEELEADWDRIATEFAPADEAYTNSLLGSQTTGGSTAIRNAWRPLREAGAAAREMLVAAAAQRWGVEFQACEASGQVVRHPASGRSATYGELAAAAAEREVPETVFLKDPKDYRLIGTPRDRLDAPAKVDGSARYGMDVQLDGLLTAQVVRCPVIGGRVRSFDAEQARQVPGVRQVVEIDAGVAVIADGFWPASKGREALSVEWDYGENADLTSIAIERRFREAADSGEAATARSEGDVESALSGAARTVEAEYEVPFLAHGCMEPMNCTARIADGVCEVWAPTQNQTATQEVAAKISGLPKEQVRVHTTFLGGGFGRRSHTDFVADAVACAKAAGAPVKVMWTREETTRHDHYRPATYNRLAAAIDEDGQVSGWRHRIVGPSIMGNIGMIGPEEPMDRTSVETAKEVPYGLASIHVDYVRTDTPVPLWWWRSVGHSQNDYIREAFFDEVAAAAGEDPFELRRRLLPEGDRNRRVLERAAREAGWGEPLPEGRARGIAVVHAFGSYCAEVAEVSVSDNNEVRVHRVHVAIDCGPAVNPEIIAEQMESGVAYGLSAALHEAVTVDRGQVEQGNFDDYRILRIDQMPEVHTHIVDSDQEPGGVGEPGTPPIAPAMVNAIRAITGEPVRRLPLTRAGYQPA, encoded by the coding sequence ATGAGTCAGGGCACCGAATCCGAACATCGTTTCCGCGTCAGCCGGCGCAACTTCCTCAAGGCCGGCGCCGTCGCCGGCGGCGGCCTCCTGCTGGGGCTGAACCTCCCGGTGGGCGGGCGCATGGCCCGTGCCGAGGAGGGGGCCACCGAGGGCGCCGACTTCGCCCCCAACGCCTGGATCCGGATCACCGCCGACGACCAGGTGACGGTGCTGGTGGACCGCTCGGAGATGGGCCAGGGGGTGATGACGGCCCTGCCCATGCTCATCGCCGAGGAGCTGGAGGCCGACTGGGATCGCATCGCCACCGAATTCGCCCCCGCCGACGAGGCCTATACCAACAGCCTCCTGGGGAGCCAGACCACCGGCGGCTCCACCGCCATCCGCAATGCCTGGCGGCCCCTGCGCGAGGCCGGCGCCGCCGCCCGGGAGATGCTGGTGGCCGCTGCCGCCCAGCGCTGGGGCGTCGAATTCCAGGCCTGCGAGGCCTCGGGGCAGGTCGTTCGCCACCCGGCCAGCGGCCGTTCTGCCACCTACGGCGAGCTGGCCGCGGCCGCCGCCGAGCGCGAGGTGCCGGAGACGGTCTTCCTCAAGGACCCCAAGGACTACCGCCTCATCGGCACCCCGCGGGATCGCCTGGACGCCCCGGCCAAGGTGGACGGCTCCGCCCGCTACGGCATGGACGTCCAGCTCGACGGTCTGCTCACCGCCCAGGTGGTCCGTTGCCCGGTCATCGGCGGCCGGGTCCGCTCCTTCGACGCCGAGCAGGCGCGCCAGGTCCCCGGCGTGCGACAGGTGGTGGAGATCGACGCCGGTGTAGCGGTCATTGCCGACGGCTTCTGGCCGGCCAGCAAGGGTCGCGAGGCGCTGTCGGTGGAGTGGGACTACGGCGAGAACGCGGATCTGACCTCCATCGCCATCGAGCGCCGCTTCCGCGAGGCCGCCGACAGTGGCGAGGCGGCCACGGCCCGCAGCGAGGGGGATGTGGAATCGGCTCTGTCCGGCGCGGCACGCACCGTGGAGGCGGAGTACGAGGTCCCCTTCCTGGCCCATGGCTGCATGGAGCCCATGAACTGCACCGCCCGAATCGCTGACGGCGTCTGCGAGGTCTGGGCGCCCACCCAGAACCAGACGGCGACCCAGGAGGTCGCGGCGAAGATCAGCGGCCTGCCCAAGGAGCAGGTACGGGTCCATACCACCTTCCTGGGCGGCGGCTTCGGCCGGCGCTCCCACACCGACTTCGTCGCCGATGCCGTGGCCTGCGCGAAGGCCGCCGGCGCCCCGGTGAAGGTCATGTGGACCCGGGAGGAGACGACCCGCCACGACCACTACCGCCCGGCCACCTACAACCGGCTGGCCGCCGCCATCGATGAGGATGGCCAGGTCAGCGGCTGGCGGCACCGCATCGTCGGTCCCTCCATCATGGGGAATATCGGCATGATCGGGCCGGAGGAACCCATGGATCGAACCTCCGTGGAGACGGCCAAGGAGGTCCCCTACGGCCTGGCCAGTATCCACGTGGACTACGTCCGCACCGACACCCCGGTGCCGTTGTGGTGGTGGCGCTCCGTGGGCCACTCCCAGAACGACTACATCCGCGAGGCCTTCTTCGACGAGGTCGCGGCGGCCGCCGGGGAAGACCCCTTCGAGCTGCGTCGGCGGCTGCTACCCGAGGGGGATCGCAACCGCCGGGTGCTGGAGCGCGCCGCCCGCGAGGCCGGCTGGGGCGAGCCATTGCCCGAGGGGCGGGCCCGCGGCATCGCCGTGGTCCACGCCTTCGGCAGCTACTGCGCCGAGGTGGCCGAGGTCTCCGTGAGCGATAACAACGAGGTCCGCGTCCACCGTGTCCATGTCGCCATCGACTGTGGCCCGGCGGTAAACCCTGAGATCATTGCCGAGCAGATGGAGAGCGGCGTCGCCTACGGCCTCTCCGCCGCCCTGCACGAGGCCGTCACCGTGGACCGTGGGCAGGTGGAGCAGGGCAACTTCGATGACTATCGGATCCTGCGTATCGATCAGATGCCCGAGGTCCATACCCACATCGTCGACAGCGACCAGGAGCCCGGCGGCGTCGGCGAGCCCGGTACGCCGCCCATCGCCCCGGCCATGGTCAACGCCATCCGCGCCATCACCGGGGAGCCGGTGCGCCGGCTGCCGCTTACCCGGGCCGGCTACCAGCCCGCCTAG
- a CDS encoding (2Fe-2S)-binding protein, with amino-acid sequence MTAVSVTVNGETREADVASDTPLLWLLRDDFGLTGTKYGCGIAQCGACTVHLDGQPVRACTTTATQADGRRVDTVEGLANGEELHPLQAAWIAENVPQCGFCQSGQLMSAADLLARNPEPTDADIDAALASNLCRCGTYQRIRRAVHRAAQDMKEQG; translated from the coding sequence ATGACAGCGGTTTCCGTTACCGTGAATGGCGAGACACGCGAGGCGGACGTCGCCTCGGATACCCCCCTGCTGTGGCTGTTGCGCGACGACTTCGGCCTTACCGGGACCAAGTACGGCTGCGGCATCGCCCAGTGCGGCGCCTGCACCGTCCACTTGGACGGCCAGCCGGTACGCGCCTGCACCACCACCGCGACCCAGGCCGACGGCCGGCGCGTGGATACCGTGGAGGGGCTCGCCAACGGCGAGGAGCTGCACCCCCTGCAGGCGGCCTGGATCGCCGAGAACGTGCCCCAGTGCGGCTTCTGCCAGTCCGGCCAGCTTATGAGCGCCGCCGACCTGCTGGCCCGCAACCCCGAGCCCACGGATGCCGACATCGACGCGGCCCTGGCCAGCAACCTCTGCCGCTGCGGGACCTACCAGCGCATCCGGCGCGCGGTCCATCGCGCGGCGCAGGACATGAAGGAGCAGGGCTGA
- a CDS encoding DsrE/DsrF/DrsH-like family protein, with product MEKRKIVIMLLNTEPDRPWTLGAPFFQAIVATTLDLEVEMYFASRNVALFKPGVAEELFPGEDNQKSVYSFMQDAHEAGVKFYACGGAMDENDLTVDNAIPELDGAAGGAAFLGEVIEDDVATLTY from the coding sequence ATGGAGAAGCGCAAGATCGTCATCATGCTCCTGAACACGGAGCCGGACCGGCCCTGGACCCTGGGCGCCCCCTTCTTCCAGGCCATCGTGGCGACGACCCTGGACCTGGAGGTGGAGATGTACTTCGCCTCCCGCAACGTGGCGCTGTTCAAGCCCGGCGTCGCCGAGGAGCTCTTCCCCGGCGAGGACAACCAGAAGTCGGTCTACTCCTTCATGCAGGATGCCCACGAGGCCGGGGTGAAGTTCTACGCCTGCGGCGGTGCCATGGACGAGAACGACCTCACCGTGGACAACGCCATCCCGGAGCTGGACGGGGCCGCCGGTGGCGCGGCCTTCCTCGGCGAGGTCATCGAGGACGACGTCGCCACCCTGACCTACTGA
- a CDS encoding thymidine phosphorylase family protein: MNQSSNGTVEDTLNTRRVAIDTYRENVAYLHRDCAIYRAEGFQALNKVAITNNGQTIYAVLNVVDDPNLVGADEVGLSEQAFTQLELDEGATVRVAQAEPPRSMEAIRRKIAGDRLEVEDFRGIIDDITASRYSKMEIAAFLVASGPGGLDREEILHLTRAMTDSGSRLDWHEPVVVDKHCIGGIPGNRTTMVVVPIVAAHGMLMPKTSSRAITSPAGTADTMEVLSEVELSPDAMHRVVRRERACLAWGGTARLAPADDILISVERPLGIDSMGQMIASILSKKLAAGSTHLVLDIPVGPTAKVRHMREAMRLRKLFEYVGDRVGIHLEVIITDGAEPVGRGIGPVLEARDVMQVLENDPDAPHDLLQKSLRLAGRIIEFDPDVRGGQGYAIARDILESGRALSKMQAIIAGQGAQELETTPGQLTEEIVADCDGTVVAIDNKRLAHAARLAGAPMDKGAGVDLLAKIGDTVRAGDPLYRIHAEFRADFHFAVAYCREDSGYTIGEPDQISRLHMEL, encoded by the coding sequence GTGAACCAGAGCAGCAACGGCACGGTGGAGGACACCCTGAACACTCGCCGGGTGGCCATCGACACCTACCGCGAGAATGTCGCCTACCTCCACCGCGACTGCGCCATCTACCGCGCCGAGGGTTTCCAGGCGCTGAACAAGGTGGCCATCACCAACAATGGCCAGACCATCTACGCCGTCCTGAACGTCGTCGACGACCCCAACCTAGTGGGGGCCGACGAGGTAGGGCTCTCCGAGCAGGCCTTCACCCAGCTGGAGCTGGACGAGGGGGCGACGGTGAGGGTGGCCCAGGCAGAGCCGCCCCGCTCCATGGAGGCCATTCGCCGCAAGATCGCCGGGGATCGCCTGGAGGTCGAGGACTTTCGAGGAATCATCGACGACATCACCGCCAGCCGCTACTCCAAGATGGAGATCGCCGCCTTCCTGGTGGCCTCCGGCCCCGGCGGCCTGGACCGGGAGGAGATCCTCCACCTCACCCGCGCCATGACCGACTCCGGCAGCCGGCTGGACTGGCACGAGCCGGTGGTGGTGGACAAGCACTGCATCGGCGGCATCCCGGGCAACCGCACCACCATGGTGGTGGTCCCCATCGTCGCCGCCCACGGCATGCTCATGCCCAAGACCTCCAGCCGCGCCATCACCTCACCGGCCGGCACCGCCGACACCATGGAGGTCCTCTCCGAAGTGGAGCTATCCCCGGACGCCATGCACCGCGTGGTGCGGCGCGAGCGCGCCTGCCTGGCCTGGGGCGGCACCGCCCGGCTGGCGCCGGCGGACGACATCCTCATCTCGGTGGAGCGCCCCCTGGGCATCGACTCCATGGGCCAGATGATCGCCTCCATCCTCTCCAAGAAACTCGCCGCCGGCTCCACCCACCTGGTGCTGGACATCCCGGTGGGGCCCACCGCCAAGGTCCGCCACATGCGCGAGGCCATGCGCCTGCGCAAGCTCTTCGAGTACGTGGGTGACCGGGTGGGCATCCACCTGGAGGTGATCATCACCGACGGTGCCGAGCCGGTGGGCCGCGGCATCGGCCCGGTGCTGGAGGCGCGGGACGTCATGCAGGTCCTGGAGAACGATCCGGACGCGCCCCACGACCTGCTGCAGAAGTCCCTGCGCCTGGCCGGCCGGATCATCGAGTTCGACCCCGACGTGCGCGGCGGCCAGGGCTACGCCATCGCCCGGGACATCCTGGAGTCCGGCCGGGCGCTGTCCAAGATGCAGGCCATCATCGCCGGCCAGGGGGCCCAGGAGCTGGAGACGACCCCGGGGCAGCTCACCGAAGAGATCGTCGCCGACTGCGACGGTACCGTGGTCGCCATCGACAACAAGCGCCTGGCCCACGCCGCGCGGCTGGCCGGCGCCCCCATGGACAAGGGGGCCGGCGTCGACCTGCTGGCCAAGATCGGGGATACCGTGCGCGCCGGCGATCCCCTCTACCGGATCCACGCCGAATTCCGGGCCGACTTCCACTTCGCGGTGGCCTACTGCCGGGAAGACAGCGGCTACACCATCGGCGAGCCCGACCAGATCAGCCGCCTCCACATGGAGCTGTAA
- a CDS encoding ribose-phosphate diphosphokinase: protein MHLVTFPDYLAAGEALATELGLPASAVELHRFPDGESRLRLPPPSPEPLLFCRSLDRPNDKLIELLLAARTAREAGAGPLTLVAPYLCYMRQDAAFHPGESVSQRIIGEFLADLFDTVITVDPHLHRVRDLAEAVPAHRAVAVSAADPLRAHIGHQWPGAVVVGPDAESEQWVRKVAEPAGLDWAVGAKERRGDRDVTITLPPAELEGRDVVLLDDVASSGLTLARAAEAAFAAGAARVDAVVTHALFAEGAEEAIAAAGVGTVHSTDSIAHPTNAVPLAPLLATAVRGD from the coding sequence ATGCACCTGGTGACCTTCCCCGACTACCTCGCCGCCGGCGAGGCGCTGGCGACCGAGCTGGGGCTGCCGGCCTCGGCGGTGGAGCTCCACCGCTTCCCCGACGGCGAGAGCCGGCTGCGGCTGCCGCCGCCGAGTCCCGAGCCCCTGCTCTTCTGCCGCAGCCTGGACCGGCCCAACGACAAGCTCATCGAGCTGCTTCTGGCCGCACGGACCGCGCGCGAGGCCGGGGCCGGGCCGCTGACCCTGGTAGCCCCCTACCTCTGCTACATGCGCCAGGATGCCGCCTTCCATCCCGGGGAATCGGTGAGCCAGCGCATCATCGGGGAATTCCTGGCCGACCTCTTCGACACGGTGATCACCGTGGATCCCCACCTCCACCGGGTGCGCGACCTGGCCGAGGCGGTGCCCGCCCACCGCGCGGTGGCGGTGAGCGCCGCCGACCCCCTGCGCGCCCACATTGGCCACCAGTGGCCCGGCGCCGTGGTGGTGGGCCCGGATGCCGAATCGGAGCAGTGGGTGCGGAAGGTGGCCGAACCGGCGGGGCTGGACTGGGCCGTCGGCGCCAAGGAGCGGCGCGGCGACCGCGACGTCACCATCACCCTGCCCCCGGCGGAGCTGGAGGGTCGCGACGTGGTCCTGCTGGACGACGTCGCCAGCTCCGGGCTCACCCTGGCCCGGGCCGCGGAGGCCGCCTTCGCCGCCGGCGCCGCCCGGGTGGACGCGGTGGTCACCCACGCCCTCTTCGCCGAGGGGGCGGAAGAGGCCATCGCCGCCGCCGGCGTGGGCACCGTCCACTCCACCGACTCCATCGCCCACCCCACCAACGCCGTGCCCCTTGCGCCGCTGCTGGCGACGGCCGTTCGCGGCGACTGA
- a CDS encoding Fic family protein: MSVLNFSLQPLYPAPSASFREGADTLVREASRLQGTLHPKTRQGIAALLGLMNSYYSNLIEGHRTNPREIEQALRDEYSADPAERDLQLEAVAHVETEEEVRAEMDRDRSLNPASADFLCWIHERFYSRLPEELRYVEGDSGERHPVLPGQLRPRGVSIGRHVPPDAGELPTLLEAFGKGYDITRLHHPENLAAAFAAHHRLLWIHPFLDGNGRVARILLQAHLHRLELLGEGLWSMARGLARGSTRYRKLLSAADARKHDMLDGRGHLTERGLLEFCEFMNETALDQVRFMGEILELETLTERIRRFVESSPDLRPEAFYLLREAALRGEIPRGEAARVTSLGERTARDLVRELLGEGLLESDSPKGPVRMGFPTSAAEAYFPRLFLPS; encoded by the coding sequence ATGAGTGTCCTGAATTTCTCGCTGCAGCCGCTCTATCCGGCACCCTCGGCCTCCTTCCGCGAAGGAGCGGATACGCTCGTGCGCGAGGCCTCACGGCTCCAGGGAACTCTCCATCCGAAAACCCGGCAGGGCATCGCGGCGTTGCTGGGTCTGATGAACAGCTACTACTCCAACCTCATCGAGGGGCACCGGACCAATCCCCGGGAGATCGAGCAGGCCCTCCGGGACGAGTACTCCGCCGATCCCGCTGAGCGCGATCTCCAGCTCGAGGCGGTGGCCCATGTGGAAACGGAAGAGGAAGTCCGGGCCGAGATGGACCGGGATCGATCGTTGAATCCCGCCTCGGCGGATTTTCTGTGCTGGATCCATGAACGTTTCTACAGCCGGCTTCCGGAAGAGCTGCGTTACGTCGAGGGTGACTCCGGCGAACGACATCCCGTCCTGCCCGGTCAGCTCCGCCCCCGCGGCGTCAGCATAGGGCGCCATGTCCCACCGGACGCCGGGGAACTCCCCACTCTCCTGGAGGCATTCGGGAAGGGCTATGACATCACGCGGCTGCACCATCCCGAGAATCTGGCCGCGGCCTTTGCCGCCCACCATCGGCTGCTCTGGATTCACCCCTTCCTGGATGGCAACGGCCGGGTCGCCCGTATCCTCCTTCAGGCGCATCTGCACCGGCTGGAGCTGCTGGGAGAGGGGCTCTGGTCCATGGCTCGCGGTCTGGCACGAGGGAGCACTCGCTATCGCAAGCTCCTGTCCGCGGCGGATGCCCGGAAGCACGATATGCTCGACGGCCGCGGCCACCTGACGGAGCGCGGGTTGCTGGAGTTCTGCGAGTTCATGAACGAGACCGCTCTCGACCAGGTACGCTTCATGGGGGAGATCCTCGAACTGGAGACCCTGACCGAGCGTATCCGGCGGTTCGTGGAATCCAGCCCGGATCTCCGTCCCGAGGCCTTTTACCTGCTGAGAGAGGCCGCCCTGCGAGGCGAGATTCCCCGGGGCGAGGCCGCCCGAGTCACCAGCCTCGGTGAGCGCACGGCGCGGGACCTGGTCAGGGAGCTGCTCGGGGAGGGGCTGCTGGAGAGCGACTCCCCGAAGGGGCCGGTACGTATGGGATTCCCCACGTCGGCGGCGGAGGCCTATTTCCCCCGGCTGTTCCTGCCTTCCTGA
- the der gene encoding ribosome biogenesis GTPase Der, protein MKPILALVGRPNVGKSTLFNRLTRSRDALVADFPGLTRDRQYGEARVGDRDLVLIDTGGLGAASDDVEAGMEDQAWQAVDEADGVIFLVDGRDGLSAGDQAVATGLRERGVPVTLVVNKGEGLPREATAAEFYALGLGEPRVISAAHGQGVVSAVEAALPPEPEGEEEPGEAPDAGIPVAVVGRPNVGKSTLVNRLLGEERVLVHDGAGTTRDAVRVPFERDGERWTLIDTAGVRRRSKVHETVEKFSIVKTLQAVDAAGVVILVMDAREGITDQDAHLIGHVIDAGRALVLAINKWDHLPPEQKEKVRRDIDRRLPFVDFARRRFVSALHGTGVGKLLDDARRAWTSAGRDLPTSDLNRLLEDAVAAHQPPMVRGRRIKLRYAHQAGTHPPSIVVHGNQASKAPEAYRRYLINTFRKHFKLEGTPLRLELRTGDNPYAGKKNPLTKSQEDQRRRARRRGRKRYG, encoded by the coding sequence ATGAAACCGATCCTTGCCCTGGTGGGCCGCCCCAACGTGGGCAAGTCCACCCTCTTCAATCGCCTGACCCGCAGTCGGGATGCCCTGGTGGCCGACTTCCCCGGTCTCACCCGCGATCGCCAGTACGGCGAGGCGCGCGTGGGGGATCGCGACCTCGTGCTCATCGATACGGGCGGTCTGGGCGCGGCCAGCGACGACGTCGAGGCCGGCATGGAGGACCAGGCCTGGCAGGCCGTGGACGAGGCCGATGGTGTGATCTTCCTGGTGGATGGCCGCGACGGCCTCTCCGCCGGTGACCAGGCCGTGGCCACCGGACTGCGCGAGCGCGGCGTCCCGGTCACCCTGGTGGTGAACAAGGGCGAGGGGCTTCCCCGGGAGGCCACGGCGGCGGAATTCTACGCCCTCGGCCTGGGCGAACCCCGGGTCATCTCCGCCGCCCACGGCCAGGGCGTCGTCTCCGCCGTGGAGGCGGCCCTACCGCCTGAACCCGAGGGGGAAGAAGAGCCCGGGGAGGCGCCCGACGCCGGGATCCCCGTCGCCGTGGTGGGCCGCCCCAACGTCGGCAAGTCCACCCTGGTCAATCGCCTGCTGGGCGAGGAGCGGGTGCTGGTCCACGACGGCGCCGGGACCACCCGGGATGCCGTGCGCGTCCCCTTCGAGCGGGACGGTGAGCGCTGGACCCTCATCGATACCGCCGGCGTTCGCCGCCGCTCCAAGGTCCACGAGACGGTGGAGAAGTTCTCCATCGTGAAGACCCTGCAGGCGGTGGATGCCGCCGGCGTGGTCATCCTGGTCATGGACGCCCGGGAGGGGATCACCGACCAGGATGCCCACCTCATCGGCCACGTCATCGACGCCGGCCGCGCCCTGGTGCTGGCCATCAACAAGTGGGACCACCTGCCGCCGGAGCAGAAGGAGAAGGTCCGGCGGGATATCGACCGGCGCTTGCCCTTCGTCGACTTCGCTCGCCGCCGGTTCGTCTCCGCCCTCCACGGGACCGGGGTGGGCAAGCTCCTGGACGATGCCCGCCGCGCCTGGACCAGTGCCGGCCGCGACCTGCCCACCAGCGACCTCAATCGCCTGCTGGAGGATGCCGTGGCGGCCCACCAGCCGCCCATGGTGCGCGGTCGCCGGATCAAGCTGCGCTATGCCCACCAGGCGGGGACCCATCCGCCGAGTATCGTGGTCCACGGCAACCAGGCCTCCAAAGCGCCGGAGGCCTACCGGCGCTACCTCATCAACACCTTCCGCAAGCACTTCAAGCTGGAGGGCACGCCCCTGCGCCTGGAGCTGCGCACCGGCGACAACCCCTACGCCGGCAAGAAGAACCCCCTGACCAAGAGCCAGGAAGACCAGCGCCGCCGCGCCCGCCGCCGCGGCCGCAAGCGCTACGGCTAG
- the bamB gene encoding outer membrane protein assembly factor BamB, with product MIRTALVAAGSLLLAACGSTPVNPPSPLPDYKDRITTETQWKTRIGRGTEGDHLRLAPAVGDGAIFATSRDGVVRAVEADSGLTRWERDLDARLTGGTGYGNGRVVVATGDGEVRALDAETGERLWRGQVSAAVLSAPAVTESVIAVHSSDGKLFGLNADDGNQRWVYDRTVPSLTLRGTSAPRIADGYFVDGFGSGRIAAIDGRSGAVEWEAAVATPSGRSELERMVDVDAPPVVANGTVYAAAYQGRTIAVDLDTGDTRWSREIPGHAGVAVAGGTVYVVDSEDRLWALDARGGETLWRRDDLAYRSLSAPAVKGDWLLVADYEGFLHILNRQEGHLVGRHDLHAEPPAPDEPDGLSRKPVRSVLAAPVVVDEAVYILDRAGRLQRLTLTPSGD from the coding sequence ATGATCCGAACCGCTCTGGTGGCCGCCGGCAGTCTGCTGCTCGCGGCCTGCGGGAGCACTCCGGTGAATCCCCCCTCGCCGTTGCCCGACTACAAGGACCGGATTACCACCGAGACCCAGTGGAAGACCCGGATCGGTCGGGGGACCGAGGGCGATCACCTTCGCCTGGCCCCCGCCGTGGGAGATGGGGCCATTTTCGCCACCTCCCGGGACGGCGTGGTCCGGGCGGTGGAGGCGGACTCCGGCCTTACCCGCTGGGAGCGCGACCTGGACGCCCGCTTGACCGGAGGTACCGGCTACGGCAATGGCCGCGTCGTGGTGGCTACCGGGGATGGCGAGGTCCGGGCCCTGGATGCAGAGACCGGTGAGCGTCTCTGGCGCGGCCAGGTCTCCGCCGCCGTGCTCTCCGCCCCCGCGGTCACCGAGTCGGTGATCGCCGTCCACAGCAGCGACGGCAAGCTCTTCGGCCTCAATGCCGATGACGGCAACCAGCGGTGGGTCTACGACCGTACCGTCCCCTCCCTGACCCTGCGCGGCACCAGCGCCCCCCGGATCGCCGACGGCTACTTCGTGGACGGCTTCGGCAGCGGGCGCATCGCCGCCATCGACGGTCGCAGCGGGGCCGTGGAGTGGGAGGCCGCCGTGGCCACCCCCAGCGGCCGGTCCGAACTCGAGCGCATGGTGGACGTGGATGCCCCGCCGGTGGTGGCGAACGGCACCGTCTATGCCGCCGCCTACCAGGGGCGGACCATCGCCGTGGACCTGGATACCGGGGATACCCGCTGGAGCCGGGAGATCCCCGGCCATGCCGGGGTGGCCGTGGCCGGCGGGACCGTCTACGTGGTCGACTCCGAGGATCGCCTCTGGGCCCTGGACGCCCGGGGCGGGGAAACCCTCTGGCGCCGGGATGACCTCGCCTACCGCAGCCTCTCCGCGCCGGCGGTGAAGGGAGACTGGCTGCTGGTGGCCGATTACGAGGGCTTCCTCCACATCCTGAACCGCCAGGAGGGCCACCTGGTGGGGCGCCACGATCTCCACGCCGAGCCGCCGGCCCCCGACGAGCCGGATGGCCTGAGCCGCAAGCCGGTGCGCAGCGTCCTCGCTGCCCCGGTGGTGGTCGACGAAGCGGTCTACATCCTCGACCGCGCCGGCCGCCTGCAGCGGCTGACCCTCACGCCCTCGGGGGACTAG
- a CDS encoding YfgM family protein, producing the protein MENGATDEERAEALQQWWQRWGRLIIVGVVLVVLTIVGTRLWFDHQASQAEAAAALYSRLQLQHGSGSTEAADELGQRLMEEFAGTPYASLAALYRARMAADQGDYERAAGLAEWAGERAEPVAVRPAAELRRARLLLELEKAGEAAELAAGVAEAHPAYAGTARAIEGEARSANGELEAALAAYRSARQARTGQSRLLDMKIDDLTSRLAAEES; encoded by the coding sequence ATGGAAAATGGTGCAACGGACGAGGAACGAGCAGAGGCGCTCCAGCAGTGGTGGCAGCGCTGGGGCCGACTCATTATCGTCGGAGTCGTCCTCGTCGTCCTGACCATTGTCGGGACGCGGCTCTGGTTCGACCATCAGGCCAGCCAGGCCGAGGCAGCGGCGGCCCTCTACAGCCGCCTCCAGCTCCAGCACGGCAGTGGATCCACGGAGGCCGCCGATGAGCTGGGCCAGCGGCTGATGGAGGAGTTCGCCGGGACGCCGTACGCCTCCCTGGCGGCCCTCTACCGGGCCCGCATGGCGGCCGACCAGGGTGACTACGAGCGGGCCGCCGGCCTCGCGGAATGGGCCGGCGAGCGTGCCGAGCCGGTGGCCGTGCGGCCGGCGGCGGAGCTGCGCCGGGCGCGGCTGCTGCTGGAGCTGGAGAAGGCCGGTGAGGCAGCGGAGCTGGCCGCCGGCGTCGCCGAGGCCCATCCCGCCTACGCCGGCACGGCCCGGGCCATCGAGGGCGAGGCCCGGTCCGCCAATGGCGAGCTGGAGGCGGCCCTGGCGGCCTACCGGTCGGCCCGCCAGGCGCGGACTGGCCAGAGCCGCCTGCTGGACATGAAGATCGACGACCTCACCAGCCGCCTTGCCGCGGAGGAATCATGA